One Glycine max cultivar Williams 82 chromosome 6, Glycine_max_v4.0, whole genome shotgun sequence DNA segment encodes these proteins:
- the LOC100804393 gene encoding DNA-directed RNA polymerases II, IV and V subunit 11 isoform X5: protein MNALDRYERFVVPEGTKKVSYERDTKIINAASFTIEREEHTIDNILRMQLHRDPNVLFVGYKLPHPLQYKIIVR from the exons ATGAATGCCCTAGATCGTTACGAGCGTTTCGTCGTCCCTGAAGGCACCAAAAA GGTTTCTTATGAGAGGGACACGAAGATCATCAATGCGGCGTCCTTCACCATTGAGAGAGAGGAGCACACCATCGACAACATCCTACGCAT GCAGCTTCACAGAGACCCCAATGTCTTGTTTGTCGGATACAAGCTTCCTCATCCTcttcaatacaaaattattgTCAGG TGA
- the LOC100804393 gene encoding DNA-directed RNA polymerases II, IV and V subunit 11 isoform X2 gives MNALDRYERFVVPEGTKKVSYERDTKIINAASFTIEREEHTIDNILRMQLHRDPNVLFVGYKLPHPLQYKIIVRVSVFSLLLLLLPSFNFME, from the exons ATGAATGCCCTAGATCGTTACGAGCGTTTCGTCGTCCCTGAAGGCACCAAAAA GGTTTCTTATGAGAGGGACACGAAGATCATCAATGCGGCGTCCTTCACCATTGAGAGAGAGGAGCACACCATCGACAACATCCTACGCAT GCAGCTTCACAGAGACCCCAATGTCTTGTTTGTCGGATACAAGCTTCCTCATCCTcttcaatacaaaattattgTCAGGGTTAGCGTCTTTTCCTTATTACTACTATTGCTGCCTTCTTTCAATTTCATGGAATAG
- the LOC100804393 gene encoding DNA-directed RNA polymerases II, IV and V subunit 11 isoform X3 yields MNALDRYERFVVPEGTKKVSYERDTKIINAASFTIEREEHTIDNILRMQLHRDPNVLFVGYKLPHPLQYKIIVREQVEQVQMVYVNIVPC; encoded by the exons ATGAATGCCCTAGATCGTTACGAGCGTTTCGTCGTCCCTGAAGGCACCAAAAA GGTTTCTTATGAGAGGGACACGAAGATCATCAATGCGGCGTCCTTCACCATTGAGAGAGAGGAGCACACCATCGACAACATCCTACGCAT GCAGCTTCACAGAGACCCCAATGTCTTGTTTGTCGGATACAAGCTTCCTCATCCTcttcaatacaaaattattgTCAGG GAACAAGTAGAACAGGTTCAGATGGTTTATGTTAATATTGTTCCTTGCTAA
- the LOC100787092 gene encoding uncharacterized protein — translation MRLHAYVRFGLYVRLHACLQKFRMRRDKLHFAAVPDLKMKLISQRQTNERLYNLPTTTEVAALIVGDEHSADKRDIIIEKQSGLLKRIHELHPAYFSLQYPLLYPKGEDGYRLNIPHKDHANIHAAKRKQVTLREYFAYRLQSRTDEA, via the exons ATGC gtTTGCATGCATATGTTCGTTTTGGCCTTTATGTTCGTTTGCATGCATGTCTTCAAAAGTTTCGAATGAGAAGGGACAAATTGCATTTTGCTGCAGTTCCAGACCTGAAGATGAAACTCATTAGTCAAAGACAAACAAACGAAAGGTTGTATAACTTACCAACTACCACTGAAGTTGCTGCCTtgattgttggtgatgaacactCAGCTGATAAAAGAGATATTATAATAGAAAAACAGTCCGGACTTCTGAAGAGAATACATGAACTTCATcctgcatatttttctttgcaatatCCACTTTTATACCCAAAAGGAGAAGATGGTTACAGACTAAATATACCTCACAAAGATCATGCCAATATACATGCTGCAAAGAGGAAACAAGTCACATTGCGTGAATATTTTGCTTACCGCCTACAGTCAAGAACTGATGAAGCATAG
- the LOC100804393 gene encoding DNA-directed RNA polymerases II, IV and V subunit 11 isoform X4 yields the protein MNALDRYERFVVPEGTKKVSYERDTKIINAASFTIEREEHTIDNILRMQLHRDPNVLFVGYKLPHPLQYKIIVRIIWFH from the exons ATGAATGCCCTAGATCGTTACGAGCGTTTCGTCGTCCCTGAAGGCACCAAAAA GGTTTCTTATGAGAGGGACACGAAGATCATCAATGCGGCGTCCTTCACCATTGAGAGAGAGGAGCACACCATCGACAACATCCTACGCAT GCAGCTTCACAGAGACCCCAATGTCTTGTTTGTCGGATACAAGCTTCCTCATCCTcttcaatacaaaattattgTCAGG ATCATATGGTttcattga
- the LOC100804393 gene encoding protein VAPYRIN-LIKE isoform X1: protein MDSKGWTPLHYTAWKGHVKAAECLLECSNMKCARDREGRMAFSVVAESEHEQSHARTCLVDLLGWGDTLLRAVRVDNVHDMKKCLGEGVSVNGRDQNRWTSLHWATFKGRIKSVKVLLEHSAEVETVDDAGYTLLHCDAEVDHLQVALYLIAHD, encoded by the exons ATGGATTCGAAGGGGTGGACCCCACTCCACTACACGGCATGGAAGGGGCACGTGAAGGCCGCTGAGTGTTTGTTGGAATGCTCCAACATGAAGTGCGCGAGGGATAGGGAGGGGAGAATGGCATTTTCTGTTGTAGCAGAGAGTGAGCACGAACAATCTCACGCGCGCACGTGCTTGGTCGATTTGCTGGGTTGGGGCGACACGCTGTTGCGTGCGGTGAGAGTtgacaatgttcatgacatgaAGAAATGTTTGGGGGAAGGGGTTAGTGTGAACGGGAGGGACCAGAACAGGTGGACCTCATTGCATTGGGCAACGTTCAAGGGTCGAATAAAGAGCGTGAAGGTGTTGCTTGAACACAGTGCCGAGGTTGAAACCGTTGATGATGCTGGCTACACTCTGTTGCATTGTGATGCTGAGGTAGACCATTTGCAAGTTGCCCTCTACTTGATCGCTCATG ATTAA